From Yersinia hibernica, a single genomic window includes:
- a CDS encoding TolC family protein, whose protein sequence is MNHLLNRRQWVRRPAALRLGMAHLLMAVAFSLPAISYAADITLEQALVFAQRYSAELSANQHQVNALENMASSATQLPDPKLKFGIENLPVGGSNARRFTREGMTMQRIGIMQDYVSSDKRQRKADTLNAEARKTAAGSETIRTRLQKETAQAWLDLALTEQAVSDAKVLVQESEKQLALQRAGVASGGALPSSVLEARLTLSAMQDRLTTVQRDVALAQTQLTQLTGIEVQHVNGPRPKFTHLPADITVLRDAINQHPEILLASREAEVAKARSAQSAIAATPDVGIEVYYAKRAQEYEDMAGVMVTVDLPLFRSQRQDKDYAADVSRSMEANDQLTLLTRDHRAQLDTLLAQYQATQQLWQRQTNEVLPLQKQRVDLMMAQYQANKSDLSSVLEARRALLDSQLNASNVARELARTWAAIRYLTPQESAR, encoded by the coding sequence ATGAACCACTTATTGAATCGCCGACAATGGGTGCGGCGCCCGGCTGCACTGCGCTTAGGAATGGCCCACCTGCTGATGGCAGTGGCATTCAGCTTGCCGGCCATCAGCTACGCCGCGGATATCACTCTGGAGCAAGCATTGGTTTTCGCACAGCGCTATTCCGCCGAGTTATCCGCCAATCAGCATCAGGTTAATGCGCTAGAAAATATGGCCAGTTCTGCGACCCAACTGCCTGATCCCAAACTGAAATTTGGCATTGAAAACTTGCCCGTCGGGGGTAGCAATGCTCGCCGCTTTACCCGCGAGGGCATGACCATGCAGCGGATCGGTATCATGCAGGATTATGTCAGCAGCGATAAACGGCAAAGAAAGGCCGATACCCTCAATGCCGAAGCCCGTAAAACCGCAGCGGGTAGCGAAACCATCCGCACCCGGCTACAAAAAGAAACCGCGCAAGCCTGGCTGGACTTGGCGCTCACCGAGCAAGCAGTGAGTGATGCCAAAGTCTTGGTACAGGAAAGCGAAAAACAGCTGGCGCTGCAACGAGCCGGGGTAGCCAGTGGCGGCGCGTTACCCAGCAGTGTGTTAGAGGCGCGCCTGACGCTATCGGCCATGCAAGATAGGTTAACCACCGTACAACGTGATGTGGCTTTAGCGCAAACCCAACTGACTCAATTGACCGGAATCGAAGTTCAACACGTCAATGGGCCGCGGCCAAAATTCACCCACCTGCCCGCGGATATCACGGTCCTGCGGGATGCTATCAACCAACATCCCGAAATATTGCTCGCCAGCCGCGAAGCGGAAGTGGCCAAAGCGCGCTCGGCGCAATCCGCGATTGCTGCCACTCCCGATGTGGGTATTGAAGTTTATTACGCCAAACGCGCGCAAGAGTATGAGGACATGGCCGGCGTCATGGTCACAGTCGATCTGCCGCTGTTCCGCTCACAACGTCAGGACAAAGATTATGCCGCTGATGTTTCGCGCTCAATGGAGGCCAATGACCAACTGACATTACTGACCCGTGACCATCGGGCGCAGCTCGATACTTTGCTGGCGCAATATCAGGCCACCCAACAGTTATGGCAGCGGCAGACCAATGAAGTTTTACCGCTGCAAAAACAACGTGTTGATTTGATGATGGCGCAGTATCAGGCCAATAAAAGTGATTTGAGCAGTGTATTAGAAGCCCGGCGCGCCCTGCTCGACAGCCAGCTCAATGCCAGCAATGTCGCCAGAGAATTAGCCCGTACTTGGGCGGCTATCCGTTATCTGACCCCGCAGGAGAGCGCGCGATGA
- a CDS encoding copper-binding protein, whose amino-acid sequence MNTLFNIISTAASALLYAAALFSAPLLAAIPSMTETMPMSHNHGAMMAETATAPTDVYHSRGQIKAWNTNSVAIAHSAVSALNWPPMTMTFSLPDNLVPAPIPLGTSVTFSFRQTEQGYQLTAISAQQP is encoded by the coding sequence ATGAATACCTTATTTAATATTATCTCCACCGCCGCTAGCGCCTTACTTTATGCTGCCGCTCTATTCTCGGCTCCGCTTTTGGCCGCCATCCCGTCAATGACAGAAACTATGCCGATGTCCCATAACCATGGGGCAATGATGGCTGAAACCGCAACCGCGCCAACTGATGTCTATCACTCTCGCGGGCAAATAAAAGCCTGGAATACCAACAGTGTCGCCATCGCCCACAGTGCTGTTTCAGCCCTAAACTGGCCGCCAATGACCATGACATTCAGCCTGCCGGATAACCTAGTGCCAGCCCCGATTCCGCTTGGCACATCCGTGACATTCAGCTTCCGCCAGACTGAACAGGGTTATCAACTCACCGCCATTTCAGCACAACAGCCGTAA